In Phenylobacterium koreense, one DNA window encodes the following:
- a CDS encoding DUF983 domain-containing protein, translated as MESPNPFLAGLRGRCPNCGEGPLFEGFLKVAPVCSHCGYDLAKADSGDGPAVFVILIAGFLCAFALLFTELAFSPPIWVHIVVFLPLTLFVCLGLIRPLKGVLLAAQFANKASEARHD; from the coding sequence ATGGAGAGCCCCAATCCGTTCCTGGCGGGCCTGCGCGGCCGTTGCCCGAATTGCGGAGAGGGGCCTCTTTTCGAAGGGTTCCTCAAGGTCGCCCCGGTCTGCAGTCATTGCGGCTATGACCTTGCCAAGGCCGACTCCGGAGATGGCCCCGCGGTCTTCGTGATCCTGATTGCGGGCTTCCTCTGCGCTTTCGCCCTGCTCTTTACTGAGCTGGCTTTCTCGCCCCCGATCTGGGTGCACATCGTCGTCTTCCTTCCGCTGACCCTGTTTGTCTGCCTCGGGCTGATCCGGCCCCTGAAGGGCGTGCTGCTGGCGGCTCAGTTTGCGAACAAGGCTTCCGAAGCGCGCCATGACTAA
- a CDS encoding SURF1 family protein produces MTKRAGRFPIGLTIAVGISLVILLSLGAWQLQRLHWKQDVLARVAALQAAPAQPGLAALERMGAGADLDFTRVQLECPGLAAAPFVELFSVREGNAGVRLVSACRVAGGRYRSVLVDRGFILDTVSARPAVNVSDLRAVDVVGVLRRPEAGNLFSPANDPAANRWYVRDVPAMAKALQADAPAPFVLMAETSSNPGWAALVPAPLPADIPNRHLEYAVTWFGLAAALVGVYAAMLWRRWKS; encoded by the coding sequence ATGACTAAGCGGGCGGGCCGCTTCCCCATCGGCCTGACGATCGCCGTGGGGATTTCGCTGGTCATCCTGCTCAGTCTTGGCGCCTGGCAACTGCAGCGCCTGCACTGGAAGCAGGACGTGCTCGCCCGGGTGGCCGCCTTGCAGGCCGCGCCAGCCCAGCCCGGCCTCGCCGCCCTTGAGCGCATGGGCGCGGGCGCTGATCTCGACTTCACCCGCGTTCAGCTCGAGTGCCCAGGCCTGGCCGCAGCGCCGTTTGTCGAGCTCTTCTCCGTGCGCGAGGGAAACGCGGGAGTCCGTCTGGTTTCGGCCTGTCGCGTCGCGGGCGGTCGCTATCGCAGCGTGCTCGTCGACCGCGGCTTCATCCTCGACACCGTGTCGGCGCGCCCGGCGGTGAACGTTTCGGACCTGCGAGCGGTAGACGTCGTCGGCGTCTTGCGCAGGCCCGAGGCCGGCAACCTCTTCAGCCCCGCCAATGATCCGGCCGCCAACCGCTGGTACGTCCGCGACGTGCCGGCCATGGCCAAGGCGCTGCAGGCCGACGCGCCGGCGCCGTTCGTCCTGATGGCGGAGACCTCGTCGAATCCCGGCTGGGCCGCCCTGGTTCCGGCCCCCCTGCCGGCGGACATTCCCAACCGCCATCTCGAATACGCCGTCACCTGGTTCGGCCTTGCCGCCGCCCTGGTCGGCGTCTATGCCGCCATGCTCTGGCGTAGATGGAAGTCCTGA
- the cyoE gene encoding heme o synthase: MTMSPAMSRSSAPPRWQDYVQLLKPRVMSLVIFTAITGLICADAGMNPILAAVAIFCIAVGAGASAAFNMWYDADIDAKMRRTRGRPVPAGKVQGADALAMGGVLSLFSVMLLGMTANWLAAGLLAFTIFFYAVVYTMWLKRSTPQNIVIGGLAGALPPVIGWAAATGTTPLNAWLLCAIIFMWTPPHFWALSLYTSEDYQKAGVPMMPVTAGAASTRKQILIYSLLFVPICITPAFTGLGGLTYLAVAGFGGLVFLILAWRVFRSRAGEKAGERNDDGLYDVKAGSKDARNLFAFSILYLTLLFATLLAEHVFDLPAFGALS, translated from the coding sequence ATGACCATGTCGCCAGCCATGTCTCGCAGCAGCGCGCCCCCGCGGTGGCAGGACTACGTCCAGCTACTGAAGCCGCGCGTCATGTCGCTGGTCATCTTCACGGCGATCACCGGCCTGATCTGCGCCGACGCGGGGATGAACCCGATCCTGGCGGCCGTGGCCATATTCTGTATCGCCGTCGGGGCCGGCGCCTCGGCCGCGTTCAACATGTGGTACGACGCCGACATCGACGCGAAGATGCGCCGCACCCGCGGACGTCCGGTGCCCGCCGGCAAGGTCCAGGGCGCCGACGCCCTCGCCATGGGCGGTGTGCTGTCCCTCTTTTCGGTGATGCTGCTCGGCATGACGGCCAACTGGCTGGCGGCCGGACTGCTCGCCTTCACCATCTTCTTCTACGCGGTCGTCTATACGATGTGGCTGAAGCGCTCGACGCCCCAGAACATCGTCATCGGCGGCCTGGCGGGCGCCTTGCCGCCGGTGATCGGCTGGGCCGCGGCGACAGGCACGACGCCGCTGAACGCCTGGTTGCTTTGCGCCATCATCTTCATGTGGACGCCGCCGCACTTCTGGGCGCTCTCCCTCTACACGAGCGAGGACTACCAGAAGGCCGGGGTGCCGATGATGCCGGTGACGGCGGGCGCGGCCTCCACCCGCAAGCAGATCCTGATCTACAGCCTGCTGTTCGTTCCGATCTGCATCACGCCCGCGTTCACGGGCCTTGGCGGCTTGACCTACCTCGCGGTCGCCGGGTTCGGCGGGCTGGTCTTCCTCATCCTGGCCTGGCGTGTCTTCCGCAGCCGTGCTGGCGAGAAAGCCGGCGAGCGCAACGACGACGGCCTCTATGACGTCAAGGCGGGCTCAAAGGACGCCCGCAATCTGTTCGCGTTCTCGATCCTGTATCTGACGTTGCTGTTCGCCACCCTGCTGGCCGAGCACGTCTTTGATCTTCCTGCTTTCGGAGCCTTGAGTTGA
- a CDS encoding cytochrome c oxidase subunit 3 produces MAHGEVKHDYHLLPPSPWPLVGSMSATVMAIGLVTWMKGLFGMPANPWLFAAGLAGVLYTMFGWWSDVIKESKAGDHTPVVSIGLRYGMIMFIASEVMFFVAWFWIFFEMALFHGHRTLSSIEEVRTAWATWPPAGIETVPAWNLPLVNTLILLLSGTAVTWAHHALQQGDRKGAKIGLALTIALGALFTSVQAYEYHHILSHNYFFGAEGQANSGLYGSAFFMATGFHGFHVLIGTIFLAVCLLRLLRGGFTPQKHFGFEAAAWYWHFVDVVWLFLFAFIYVVFGGAGH; encoded by the coding sequence ATGGCCCACGGCGAAGTCAAGCACGATTACCACCTGCTGCCTCCCAGCCCTTGGCCGCTCGTTGGCTCCATGTCCGCGACGGTCATGGCGATCGGCCTCGTGACTTGGATGAAGGGTCTGTTCGGCATGCCGGCGAACCCGTGGCTGTTCGCGGCCGGTCTGGCTGGCGTGCTCTACACCATGTTCGGCTGGTGGTCGGACGTGATCAAGGAATCCAAGGCGGGCGACCACACCCCGGTCGTCTCGATCGGCCTGCGTTACGGCATGATCATGTTCATCGCCTCCGAGGTGATGTTCTTTGTCGCCTGGTTCTGGATCTTCTTCGAAATGGCCCTGTTCCACGGCCATCGCACCCTGTCCTCGATCGAGGAAGTGCGCACCGCCTGGGCCACCTGGCCGCCGGCGGGGATCGAGACGGTCCCGGCCTGGAACCTGCCGCTGGTCAACACCCTGATTCTGCTTCTCTCCGGCACCGCCGTGACCTGGGCGCACCACGCGCTGCAGCAAGGCGACCGCAAGGGCGCGAAGATTGGCCTGGCCCTGACCATCGCCCTCGGCGCGCTGTTCACCAGCGTCCAGGCCTACGAGTATCACCACATCCTCTCGCACAATTACTTCTTCGGCGCCGAGGGGCAGGCGAACTCGGGCCTCTACGGTTCGGCTTTCTTCATGGCGACGGGCTTCCACGGCTTCCACGTGCTGATCGGGACCATCTTCCTGGCCGTCTGCCTGCTGCGCCTGCTGCGTGGCGGCTTCACGCCCCAGAAGCACTTCGGTTTCGAAGCCGCCGCCTGGTACTGGCACTTCGTCGACGTCGTCTGGCTTTTCCTCTTCGCGTTCATCTACGTGGTGTTCGGCGGAGCGGGTCACTAA
- a CDS encoding cytochrome c oxidase assembly protein encodes MHSAPSKPADSETRRNKKVALICAGAFVVMIGASFASIPLYRAFCQVTGFDGTVRRAAAAPDKVLGRKLTIRFDANVRELPWTFTAEQVSQQLKIGETGLAFFKVTNNGDKAMTGRAIYNVVPESAGAYFQKLECFCFDDQTIGPGQTVEFPVVYFVDPKFAEDFETKGKGEVTLSYTFFPSVTAQPVEKRADLDPAKLSSTLGVKPKAGL; translated from the coding sequence TTGCACAGCGCCCCTTCTAAGCCCGCAGACTCCGAGACGAGACGCAACAAGAAGGTCGCGCTGATCTGCGCCGGCGCTTTCGTGGTCATGATCGGCGCGTCGTTTGCATCGATCCCGCTCTACCGCGCCTTCTGCCAGGTGACGGGATTCGACGGCACCGTGCGCCGGGCAGCCGCGGCTCCCGACAAAGTGCTCGGTCGCAAGCTGACGATCCGATTCGACGCCAACGTCCGCGAACTGCCCTGGACCTTCACCGCTGAGCAGGTTTCACAGCAGTTGAAGATCGGCGAAACCGGCCTTGCCTTCTTCAAGGTCACCAATAACGGCGACAAGGCGATGACCGGCCGCGCGATCTACAACGTCGTTCCGGAATCGGCAGGCGCCTACTTCCAGAAGCTGGAATGCTTCTGTTTCGATGACCAGACCATCGGCCCCGGCCAGACGGTTGAATTTCCAGTGGTTTATTTTGTCGATCCGAAGTTCGCCGAGGACTTCGAGACCAAGGGGAAGGGTGAAGTCACCCTCTCCTACACGTTCTTTCCGTCGGTGACGGCTCAGCCAGTTGAAAAGCGGGCTGATCTTGATCCGGCAAAGCTATCTTCCACGCTTGGCGTGAAGCCCAAGGCAGGGCTATAG